The sequence below is a genomic window from Cobetia sp. cqz5-12.
AGCTGACGTGGCGCACCGGGCAGTTGAAGCGGATGTACTTGCGCACGCCTGCCTTCTCGACCCGACCCTTGATGTAGTCAAAGACCACCGCACGTGGCGGGTACGAGGCGATGGGATGCCCGAAATGCTCCTCGAAGGAATAATCCGCGAACTCCAGACATTCCTTGGGACCGTTGGACCACAGGTAGCGATACATGCTGCCGTGGACGGGTTCACCATTCTGATCGAGACCGGTGCGCCAGCTGTAATTCCACAGGCCACCCCAGTCACTCTGTTTTTCATAACAGACTATCTCGGGAATATCGATACCCTTGTCAGCGGCAGATTGAAAGGCGCGCAGCTGTGCCAGGCCACTCGGCCCTGCGCCAATGATCGCAATGCGTTTTGTCATGGGTATTTCCTGTTGAGACTGTAATGAGACGTCATGTTCCGTGAACCCCGTGTTGCGGGATGTCGTGTTGACCAGGTGCTTTTTCCTATGTAGTGGAACGCGATAATAATGAACATTATCCAGCGCTTGGGTGGCCTGGAAAGGTAAGAAATCCAGTTGACTGGCCACTTGTCATTTCGCTGAACCTGAACACGGAAGCCGTATTTTTCTTGCCTTGAGGGCATCCTGCGGCTCACGGAACGTGGGGCATCCTCGCAGAAATGATGCGTCATCTCAAATGTGAAGCATTGATTATGAGTGTATGAAGTGTACACGATCACGAGAGTATTTAGACTTTAGTGGCAAGATTGTTTTAGGTTGTATCTCTTTACAACGGTCAGGAAGAAGGATGTGGTTTGTTGGCTCATGGTTGCGGTGGTTTTTGTTCAAATTATTGATTTAGATGATATTTTTATATTTCTGGGGTGGTTTTGCATGGAATTGTCCAGCTTGTTATCTGTGAAAAAACTGGCTTGTTTTCTGTGTAGAAAGAAAGAAGATTTCCGTGTTGCAATGCCGATTCCAAGTTGGATGAGTTTTTGACTTTTCAAGGCATGCCGAGTCAAGCGGCTGGAGGGGGATAGCCTGTTCGTCAAGCAGGTAGGTGCTCGTAATTTTGAGGTTTGGGATAAACAAGGGAATGCGAAGGATGGAGGATTGGTATCAGAGTAGTGAGTGGCGGGTGAATGGAGAAAGATCCAGGGGCCGAAGGGAAAAGGGTGACAGATTATGGAATGATTCTCGCTGGAGGAATTTCTAGAGTATCTGCTGGTGTTCACTCGCCAAGCCAGCGACGAGAGGGCAAGCGGAGGTTGATCACTTTACATGCCGAAAGGGCGTATACTGGGTGTGATAGAGAAGCTACAGGAGAAGACACCATGACTCACAAGCGCAAGGTGCAGGACAACGCCCTCAAGGCAGTGCTGCGTACCCCGATGTTCAAGCAACGTGTGGTGAAGGCGCGCAAGGGCAAGGGCAGCTATCAGCGCCAGGGCAAGTCGCAGGGAAACAGGGGCGGCAGTGAAGCGCCTTCAGTCAGTGTGCACAACGCTGCCTGAAGACGCTTCATTGGTGCGGTTTCCCACGACCTGACTTGCATCACTGCAAGGGGCTGAAACATGAACGCCGCAGCGTCAGCGCTGCGGCGTTCTGCGTCTGTCCTACTGAAAACGTCTCAGTTCGAGAAGTGCGCGTTCCAGGTCTCGGCGCGCGCGGCGTCGCGGGCTTCATAGTCGGCCAGCACCGTCTCCAGTTCGCCCAGTGATTCATGCTCACGATCCTCACCCAGCTGCGTCAGGCGCAAAGTGTACCAGGCTGTCACACCGCCTTCCGGCGGCGTGCTGAAACGCGGGAATTCCGGCGCGAGACATTCTCCGTCCTGCCAGAGGGCGGGCAGGGACGGGTGCAGCGCCAGTGGGCGGGCCAGACCGACGAGATCGACGGCGCCCTGTGCCACGGCGTCTTCGGCCTGCGCGAGTGTCTTGAAGCCGCCGGTTGCCATCAAGGGCAGGGTCGTCATCTCGCGTGCACGCTTGGCGAATTCGATGAAGTAGGGGCCGCTGGCGCTGGCATCCGACGCGGAGCTCGCGCCGGGGAAGTAGGTGCCACCACTGATGTCGATCAGATCGATGGGCAGTTCATCGAGTGCCGCTATCACCTGCAGCGCTTCGGACTCCTCGAAACCGCCTTGCAGTTGGTCACTGGAGTTGAGTTTCACCATGACTGGGTAGTCGTGGCCGACGGCCTCACGCACGGCAATGATCACTTCACGCATCAGCCGCATGCGGTTGTCGAGGCTACCGCCGTAGTCATCCGTGCGCTGATTGAAGAGGGGAGACAGAAACTGGCTGAGCAGGAAGCCGTGTGCCGCATGCACCTGTACCCCGCCAAATCCGGCGTCACGGGCCAGGCGAGCCGTCGTTGCCATGGCAGCAGGCAGTGCCTTGATGGCCTCCAGGCTCATGGCTTCGCAACGTAGCCCGGGAATATCCAGTGCACTGGGGCCATGCGCCGTGCTGGTCGGTGGGTAGGCCATCGCACCGGCGTGTCCGAGCTGCAGCCAGAGGTCTGCACCGTGCTGTTGACCGCGCTGGGCCAGTTGCGTGAAGGCCGCGAGATCGGATTGTGCGTTGAGCACCAGATTGCCGGGTTTCTCGGCATGCTGGTGGTCAGGCTGTACCTCGCCGACCAGTGATGCCGCCACGCCGCCCTCTGCCCAGCGCTCGTAAAGGCGCAGCTGTGCCTCACTGGGATGTCCCGTGCCATCGCCGAGGGAATCCGACATCGCAGCCTTGACGATTCGGTTGGCGAGCACCCGGCCGCTTGGCAACGTGAAGGGCGTGAACAGGGCGGAAGCTGTCGGCTGGTCTGTCATGGGGGATGTCTCGTTGGGGGGGTGAATATGGCTCATAAGGAACAGATGACATGATGTCATGTGCAGTGTCTGGTGATAATCCGTTGTGTGCGCACAGCATTCGTGAGCCAATGGAACATATGAAACCGCATACGGATCTCGACATCTTTCACGCCGTCGTCGACGCCGGCACCTTCACCGGGGCGGCGCGCCAGCTTAGCATTACCCACTCGGCGATCAGCAAGCGCATCGCGCAGCTGGAGCAGCGTCTTGGTGCCCAGTTGCTGATTCGCTCCACTCGGCGGATGCGCCTGAGTGAAGCAGGCCAGCTCTATGCCCTGGAGACGCGGGAGTTGCAGGAGCGCCTGCGCCATGTCGAGCAGGAGATTGCCGAAGGTAGTGGCGCGCTCAAGGGGCGCATTCGCCTCTCGTGTTCCCATGCATTGGGCAAGCGGCAGGTGATGCCCCTGCTGTTGCGCTTCATGGAGCGCTATCCCGAGGTGATCGTGGACCTGACGCTGTCGGACGCAGTGGTCGATCTGGTCCATGAAGGGATGGATCTGGCGATACGCAGCACCACACAGCCCGAGCTCGGCCTGATCGCCAGGCGGTTGGCCACCAACCATCGCGTCATCTGTGCATCGCCGGACTATCTGGCAAGCCATGGCACGCCGCGCTCAGTACCGGAGTTGGCGGAGCATGTCAGCCTGATCCTGAATCTCCCCGGCGGCTTCAATGCCTGGGGGCTCACGTCGTTGCCCGACATGCGTTGTGGCTTCCTCTCCAATTCTCTGGAAACGCTGCACGCCGCCTGTCTGGGCAGCCGCGGCATTGCCTGTCTGCCGCACTACCTCATTGCCGATGACTTGGCTTCCGGGCGCTTGATCCCGCTGCTGGAAGACATACGTGGGGACGGCGCAGATACCAGCATATACATCGTCCGCCCGGAGACGCAGATTCTTCCTCGGCGGGTGAGGGTGCTGATGGATGCCTTGATAGAGGGATTTGAAACCGGCTAGGAGGTGTTTGCCAAGGCCATGACGTATCTGGTGATCATCAAGGTCATTACATGACATATTATCCCAAGGAGAGATAACAGGATTTCAGTGACGTACATCATGGAGCGATACATGTCACAGATTGGACGCAATAGATTGGCGGTACTTATTGATGCTGACAATGCGCAGGCTGCTATCTGCGAAGCGCTGCTGGCAGAGATTTCAAAGCTGGGGGTCAGCACCATCAAGCGGGCTTACGGAGACTGGACGACGCCGAATCTTGCGCCCTGGAAAGAGCATCTTCTGCGTCATGCCATTCATCCGGTTCAGCAGTTCAGCTATACCCAGGGCAAGAATGCGACTGACTCTGCGTTGATCATCGATGCCATGGACTTGCTGTACTCGGGGAACGTGGAGGGGTTCTGCCTCATCTCTTCGGACAGCGACTTTACGCGCCTCGCGGCTCGTTTGAGAGAGAGCGGCATGCTGGTGTATGGCTTCGGTGAAGACAAGACGCCTCAGCCCTTCGTGTCTGCCTGTGACACGTTCATCTACAGCGAAGGCCTGCGCAAGGTGGCTGAGAAGCCCGTCCCGGCCATGCCAGTCAGCAAGCCGGCTGTTGAGCCGGTAGCCCTCGTCAAGCCGACCAAGGCACAGAGGCAGTTGAGGTCGCATATCTTGAATGCGGTGAATGAACTGCAGCAGAAAGATGGCTGGACTTCCTTATCAGCAGTAGGAAGTTATCTAAAGAAGAAGATGCCCGACTTCAAACCGTCTGATCATGGGGCCAGCAAGCTTGGAGTCTTGATCCAGGGACTGGATTATCTGGATAAATGGAATCGTCCGGTAAAGGGGGGTGTGCAGCATTTATATATCCGAAAAAAGAGTAGCCAGCCTGCAAAGGCCAGCTGATCAGGCAATCTATT
It includes:
- the arfA gene encoding alternative ribosome rescue factor ArfA, with product MTHKRKVQDNALKAVLRTPMFKQRVVKARKGKGSYQRQGKSQGNRGGSEAPSVSVHNAA
- a CDS encoding LysR family transcriptional regulator; protein product: MKPHTDLDIFHAVVDAGTFTGAARQLSITHSAISKRIAQLEQRLGAQLLIRSTRRMRLSEAGQLYALETRELQERLRHVEQEIAEGSGALKGRIRLSCSHALGKRQVMPLLLRFMERYPEVIVDLTLSDAVVDLVHEGMDLAIRSTTQPELGLIARRLATNHRVICASPDYLASHGTPRSVPELAEHVSLILNLPGGFNAWGLTSLPDMRCGFLSNSLETLHAACLGSRGIACLPHYLIADDLASGRLIPLLEDIRGDGADTSIYIVRPETQILPRRVRVLMDALIEGFETG
- a CDS encoding NYN domain-containing protein, translated to MSQIGRNRLAVLIDADNAQAAICEALLAEISKLGVSTIKRAYGDWTTPNLAPWKEHLLRHAIHPVQQFSYTQGKNATDSALIIDAMDLLYSGNVEGFCLISSDSDFTRLAARLRESGMLVYGFGEDKTPQPFVSACDTFIYSEGLRKVAEKPVPAMPVSKPAVEPVALVKPTKAQRQLRSHILNAVNELQQKDGWTSLSAVGSYLKKKMPDFKPSDHGASKLGVLIQGLDYLDKWNRPVKGGVQHLYIRKKSSQPAKAS
- a CDS encoding oxidoreductase, with product MTDQPTASALFTPFTLPSGRVLANRIVKAAMSDSLGDGTGHPSEAQLRLYERWAEGGVAASLVGEVQPDHQHAEKPGNLVLNAQSDLAAFTQLAQRGQQHGADLWLQLGHAGAMAYPPTSTAHGPSALDIPGLRCEAMSLEAIKALPAAMATTARLARDAGFGGVQVHAAHGFLLSQFLSPLFNQRTDDYGGSLDNRMRLMREVIIAVREAVGHDYPVMVKLNSSDQLQGGFEESEALQVIAALDELPIDLIDISGGTYFPGASSASDASASGPYFIEFAKRAREMTTLPLMATGGFKTLAQAEDAVAQGAVDLVGLARPLALHPSLPALWQDGECLAPEFPRFSTPPEGGVTAWYTLRLTQLGEDREHESLGELETVLADYEARDAARAETWNAHFSN